A single Vulcanisaeta distributa DSM 14429 DNA region contains:
- a CDS encoding pyridoxal phosphate-dependent aminotransferase, with protein MNPINDYLKDTVRELQGEKAFTYLAKAREVAERKGIKIISFGIGQPDIPTFDNIINAAKKALDEKFTGYTETEGIRELREAIADYLNYRYHAGVRPDEVIVTTGTKTAIFLAIAAYVRPGDEVIIPDPTYPAYPELTKFFGGKPIYVAMKFDPENGFRLNLETIENSVTTKTKAIVINNPHNPTGAIFRPEEVMKLLEIAKDYKLLVIVDEIYDNFVYEPGAFKSVLELEPDWRDYVLYTNGFSKTFSMTGWRLGYLVASRGVIEPIRKLAANTYSCPPSIAQKAGVEALRNETSWRSSRAMIDLFRRRRDVMYEELRKIPGIEVWRSTGAFYMYPRVKKILDKLGMDVEKFADWLLENYGVVVLPGTAFSETNMGREYVRLSFALDEGLIREGIERIRKAVEGN; from the coding sequence ATGAATCCAATTAATGATTATTTAAAGGATACTGTCAGGGAGTTACAAGGCGAGAAGGCTTTCACGTACCTAGCCAAGGCGCGTGAGGTGGCTGAGAGAAAGGGCATTAAGATTATATCCTTTGGCATTGGCCAACCCGACATACCAACCTTTGATAACATAATAAATGCAGCCAAGAAAGCCCTTGATGAGAAATTCACTGGTTACACAGAGACGGAGGGTATTAGGGAGCTTAGAGAAGCCATTGCTGATTACCTCAATTACAGGTATCACGCCGGCGTTAGGCCTGATGAGGTTATTGTGACCACAGGCACTAAGACGGCTATTTTCCTAGCCATAGCAGCCTACGTAAGGCCGGGCGATGAGGTTATAATACCAGACCCAACATACCCAGCCTACCCAGAGCTCACGAAGTTCTTCGGCGGTAAGCCCATTTACGTTGCCATGAAGTTTGACCCAGAGAATGGGTTTAGACTTAACCTAGAGACCATAGAGAACTCTGTTACCACGAAGACGAAGGCCATTGTAATAAATAATCCGCATAACCCCACCGGCGCCATTTTCAGGCCTGAGGAGGTTATGAAATTGCTTGAGATAGCTAAGGACTACAAATTACTGGTTATTGTTGATGAGATCTATGATAATTTCGTCTATGAACCTGGGGCCTTCAAAAGCGTCCTGGAGCTTGAGCCCGACTGGAGAGACTACGTGCTGTACACCAATGGCTTTAGCAAGACGTTCTCAATGACTGGTTGGAGACTTGGTTACCTGGTGGCGAGTAGGGGGGTTATCGAGCCAATAAGGAAGTTGGCAGCAAATACCTATAGTTGCCCACCAAGCATCGCCCAGAAAGCCGGTGTTGAGGCCCTTAGGAATGAGACATCCTGGAGGAGCTCCAGGGCGATGATCGATCTATTCAGGAGAAGGAGAGATGTAATGTATGAGGAGTTAAGGAAGATACCAGGCATTGAGGTTTGGAGGAGTACGGGCGCCTTCTACATGTATCCAAGGGTTAAGAAAATACTCGATAAATTGGGCATGGATGTTGAGAAATTCGCTGACTGGTTACTTGAGAATTACGGTGTCGTCGTATTGCCAGGAACAGCCTTCTCAGAAACAAATATGGGTAGGGAATACGTAAGGCTCAGCTTCGCGCTTGATGAGGGATTAATTAGGGAGGGCATAGAGAGGATTAGGAAGGCCGTGGAGGGAAATTAA
- a CDS encoding MBL fold metallo-hydrolase codes for MIELIEKVNGLIYQLKIFMPMEPGYVFSYVVRRDNECVMIDAGYPNTELLNPLINELNKIPSCRLNLLFITHMHIDHTGLADGLRSRLGLSIVMHRRDYEQLLKMLDRDLFIKEFLELLMRYGVPNTEMELYKNVASGLSSRRKLSMFNPDIIVNTEEERIGGAHVLLTPGHSPGHISIILDDYRLAFTGDLILPTITTHVGLTPINPGNPLRDYLDSIIKIKRAGLKCIYPGHEGEICSVNDRINELIAHRVSRLCEALNVLRGKELTIFEIANRLRWMDNKKYVDLDLMNRYMALTETAALIKYLESLNIVRVNGDYKYGIAKEVACDIRELIPQLG; via the coding sequence ATGATAGAGCTTATTGAGAAGGTTAATGGCCTTATTTATCAATTAAAGATATTCATGCCCATGGAGCCTGGTTACGTATTTTCATACGTAGTAAGGAGGGATAATGAGTGTGTAATGATTGATGCCGGTTACCCAAATACTGAGCTCCTTAATCCATTAATTAATGAGTTGAATAAAATACCGAGTTGTCGGTTAAATCTGTTATTCATTACGCATATGCACATTGACCACACTGGTTTAGCTGATGGGTTGCGCAGTAGGCTTGGGTTAAGCATTGTCATGCATAGGAGGGATTATGAACAACTTCTGAAGATGCTTGACAGGGACTTATTCATTAAAGAGTTCCTTGAATTACTAATGCGCTACGGAGTTCCCAATACTGAGATGGAACTCTATAAGAACGTAGCTAGTGGTTTATCGAGTAGAAGGAAATTGAGTATGTTTAACCCGGACATCATAGTTAATACGGAGGAGGAACGCATTGGGGGAGCGCATGTATTATTAACACCGGGTCATTCACCGGGTCACATATCGATAATACTTGATGACTATAGGCTTGCATTTACGGGCGACTTAATATTACCAACAATAACAACGCATGTTGGCTTAACCCCAATAAACCCAGGTAATCCACTTCGTGATTACCTGGACTCAATTATCAAGATTAAGAGGGCGGGTCTTAAGTGCATATACCCAGGACATGAGGGCGAAATATGTAGTGTTAATGATAGGATAAATGAACTCATTGCGCATAGGGTCTCAAGGCTATGTGAAGCGTTGAATGTGTTGAGGGGTAAGGAATTAACCATATTTGAGATTGCGAATAGGCTCAGGTGGATGGATAATAAGAAGTACGTAGACCTCGACCTAATGAATAGGTACATGGCATTAACGGAGACCGCAGCCCTTATTAAGTACCTGGAATCATTAAACATTGTTAGGGTGAATGGCGACTATAAGTACGGAATCGCTAAGGAGGTTGCGTGCGATATTAGGGAGTTAATACCACAATTAGGTTAA
- a CDS encoding purine-cytosine permease family protein yields the protein MTSIIERLGIEHIPSSMRHGKTMYQFTLWFASNLTVADYALGPILYMLGLPIPWLVLALVLGNVLGGLLVGLLAAMGPAYGYPQIMISRAAYGRVGNLPFAIANWVSTLGWFSVNAIIGGYIINYVDPAIPLYAAILITVLTQFIIALFGYDVIHRSEYVLSIILGIMFAVSLALALSKPHLLSTYVRTASFNPFNFAIALATVFSYIMSWGPYASDYSRYLPENTSRTKIIAYAALGGLLASLWSEVVGFAVSAATGNTSGLPTVLVQFMGNYGVAYAIIAVIALFLGALAANVLNIYTNSLSALAIYNKARRWQALIAGAVVGTVMAVLGGLNFVGYYEGFLLFLDYWITPWIGILLVMFYVNKTRDWKLVENGPKVIWKALLAYVIGLLISVPFMNLNAATGGLIPFVGPVANALGGADISYFISFIIASIIYLIIT from the coding sequence ATGACATCGATAATAGAAAGGCTCGGTATAGAGCACATACCAAGCTCAATGAGGCATGGTAAGACCATGTATCAATTCACGCTGTGGTTTGCGAGTAACCTAACCGTAGCCGACTATGCCCTTGGCCCAATACTATACATGCTGGGTCTACCAATTCCCTGGCTGGTACTCGCCCTAGTACTTGGCAATGTACTAGGTGGACTATTGGTCGGGCTTTTGGCGGCCATGGGGCCTGCCTACGGCTATCCACAGATAATGATTTCAAGGGCTGCATACGGTAGGGTTGGGAACCTACCCTTCGCAATAGCGAATTGGGTTAGCACCCTTGGTTGGTTCTCGGTGAATGCGATAATTGGTGGTTACATAATTAATTACGTAGACCCAGCAATACCACTTTATGCCGCAATCCTCATAACCGTGTTGACTCAATTCATAATCGCACTCTTTGGGTACGATGTAATACATAGGTCTGAGTACGTACTATCAATAATATTGGGCATAATGTTCGCGGTCTCCCTAGCCCTAGCACTGTCAAAGCCACACCTACTGAGCACTTATGTAAGGACTGCCTCCTTCAATCCATTCAACTTCGCAATAGCACTGGCGACGGTGTTCAGCTACATAATGTCGTGGGGCCCATACGCCAGCGACTACTCACGTTACCTGCCGGAGAACACGAGTAGAACGAAGATAATAGCCTATGCGGCCCTCGGAGGCTTATTGGCCAGCCTATGGAGTGAGGTGGTGGGCTTCGCCGTCAGCGCAGCCACTGGGAACACCAGTGGCTTACCGACCGTGCTTGTCCAGTTCATGGGTAATTACGGGGTCGCCTACGCCATAATAGCCGTGATAGCCCTATTCCTAGGCGCACTGGCTGCCAATGTCCTCAACATATACACCAACTCCCTATCAGCCCTGGCAATTTACAATAAGGCAAGGAGGTGGCAAGCGTTAATAGCCGGCGCGGTGGTTGGCACGGTAATGGCAGTACTCGGTGGGTTGAACTTCGTGGGTTACTACGAGGGATTCCTACTATTCCTAGACTACTGGATAACGCCTTGGATCGGCATACTACTAGTGATGTTCTACGTGAATAAAACCAGGGATTGGAAACTCGTGGAAAACGGACCGAAGGTAATATGGAAGGCACTACTCGCCTACGTAATCGGCTTATTAATCTCGGTACCATTCATGAACCTAAACGCCGCGACAGGAGGTTTAATACCCTTCGTAGGCCCAGTAGCCAATGCCCTTGGCGGTGCCGACATAAGCTACTTCATATCGTTTATAATAGCATCAATAATATATTTAATCATTACATAA
- a CDS encoding ABC transporter substrate-binding protein, with the protein MLSKVSRKYVLIATITLTIALVLVLISIPSSYAQQTLTFPRNETLYIGGAMWSPPSNGFNPIVYPPTSEELYLVYLTLFTYDPFNDSLIPLLAQSLSVYNSTAVIINLRPQATWSNGQPVTAQDVVFTLELGKNYTCTRWSWVWGTWTGALKNAVALNQTSAMLVFVGEINWYALYQEILTDMQVVPASVWSSVSNPCTWTNPPATSPPYTISDGPYEGYYYSDTEQVYIKNPNWWGWSVFGINPDYPPEYVVSMVATSNVQAPSLIAQGMLDWNGFFIMNVWQYYNESFYTFYTHPPYQVPINVVALWINYQQYPWDIPAVRRAVAFAINTTELAVIAENNQESPDGAWPGPTTELFNAFGPYFQEVINTTILKEYGWYYDPNESIAIFESLGFHKNAQGYWVTPNGTVLSLTIMAPAGWTDWDEQAELIAEMLQAVGIDATAVTPSWSTFWSDLQTGQFQAALWNPSGLLPVTYFNNWGYYWGCVSPTIAWCDFERFNNLTYNLLVQQLMYTNPSNLSAVLPLYSKLEEIFLQTVPVIPLVYGSAWYGYSTKYWVGWPNQNNPGVAWPSPWSGSGEVWVVLGLKPVSAVKPKPAVSISSSLLITVIIVVVVIVIIIAIVAWLITRRRRR; encoded by the coding sequence ATGTTAAGTAAAGTGTCCCGTAAATATGTACTAATAGCAACAATAACCCTAACTATAGCGCTCGTATTAGTACTTATCTCAATACCAAGTAGCTACGCTCAACAGACGCTGACCTTTCCGAGAAATGAAACACTATACATAGGTGGCGCTATGTGGTCGCCACCAAGTAATGGCTTTAATCCAATAGTTTATCCGCCAACAAGTGAGGAGTTGTATCTTGTATATTTAACATTGTTTACCTATGACCCATTTAATGATTCATTAATTCCATTACTTGCTCAATCATTAAGCGTATATAATTCAACGGCAGTTATAATCAACCTTAGACCGCAGGCCACGTGGTCAAATGGCCAGCCTGTTACGGCTCAAGACGTGGTATTCACACTTGAGTTAGGTAAGAATTACACATGCACAAGGTGGAGTTGGGTGTGGGGTACCTGGACCGGTGCGTTGAAAAATGCCGTTGCCCTTAATCAGACATCGGCCATGTTGGTGTTCGTTGGTGAAATTAATTGGTACGCCCTCTACCAAGAGATATTAACGGATATGCAGGTGGTACCAGCCAGTGTTTGGTCAAGCGTCTCTAATCCATGTACATGGACAAACCCACCAGCAACCTCGCCGCCATACACAATAAGTGATGGGCCATATGAAGGCTATTACTATAGTGATACTGAACAGGTCTACATAAAGAATCCGAATTGGTGGGGTTGGAGTGTCTTTGGTATAAACCCAGATTACCCACCTGAATACGTAGTTAGTATGGTTGCAACAAGCAATGTTCAAGCACCTTCATTAATTGCCCAGGGAATGCTTGATTGGAATGGCTTCTTTATAATGAATGTTTGGCAGTATTATAATGAGAGCTTCTATACGTTCTATACGCACCCGCCGTATCAGGTACCAATAAATGTAGTTGCATTATGGATTAATTACCAGCAGTATCCATGGGACATACCGGCAGTTAGAAGGGCAGTCGCATTTGCAATAAACACGACAGAATTAGCTGTTATTGCTGAGAATAACCAAGAGAGTCCTGATGGCGCATGGCCAGGCCCAACCACGGAGTTATTTAACGCCTTTGGTCCATATTTCCAGGAGGTCATTAATACGACAATACTTAAGGAATATGGTTGGTACTATGACCCAAATGAATCTATAGCAATATTTGAGAGTTTAGGATTCCATAAGAATGCACAGGGTTATTGGGTGACGCCAAATGGCACGGTGCTTTCATTAACAATAATGGCACCAGCGGGTTGGACTGATTGGGATGAACAGGCAGAGTTGATAGCCGAGATGTTACAGGCCGTCGGTATTGACGCAACTGCCGTTACGCCTAGTTGGTCAACATTCTGGTCAGATCTTCAGACCGGTCAATTCCAAGCAGCTCTATGGAACCCAAGTGGTCTATTACCGGTGACGTACTTTAATAACTGGGGATATTACTGGGGTTGTGTTTCACCAACCATTGCTTGGTGCGACTTCGAGAGATTTAATAACTTAACATACAATTTATTAGTTCAGCAATTAATGTACACCAACCCAAGTAACTTAAGCGCTGTATTACCACTCTACTCAAAGCTTGAGGAGATATTCCTACAGACTGTTCCCGTTATACCATTAGTATATGGTTCGGCATGGTACGGATACTCAACTAAGTACTGGGTTGGCTGGCCTAATCAGAATAATCCAGGAGTTGCGTGGCCGTCACCTTGGTCTGGTTCTGGTGAAGTATGGGTTGTGCTTGGGCTGAAGCCTGTATCTGCCGTTAAGCCAAAGCCTGCTGTTTCCATTAGCTCATCATTACTTATAACAGTAATAATTGTTGTGGTTGTTATAGTCATAATAATTGCGATTGTTGCATGGCTAATCACAAGAAGGAGAAGAAGGTAA
- a CDS encoding serine hydrolase, producing MDFEDIEEFILSKIRESRLPGLSIGIIKGNELVYARGFGFRDIDKGLPATPRTIYGIGSITKSFTALAILKLAEEGKLSLEDPVDRYVQVKLNPLGVVTIHHLLTHSSGLPALGYAEAYINGVLGLDSNWLPLATPEDVLSFMRNAADWAVARPGEKFFYLNEGYVILGLIIRKISGIPYEDFVREKILKPLDMDRTYFKADEVLKDPEVATPYIIDKEGRHLPSKFPFGITSDGGLLSNIIDMARYVSMLINRGELNGVKILGREWVERAERGYIDVPWKIVSDERYGYGLIVSQDFYGRKLVEHSGNVGVYTADMAYVPSDRIGVVIMANAEGYPLSKMGIYVLSKLLGHDPSELRAFMIEEVNKRLEGTYEAYSGTVKISIQRQGDYLIMKSVTKYTEETTILVPDEVRRDYARFYTLMNGTKIPAEFFIEGNRVTLIYERFKFIKRE from the coding sequence ATGGATTTTGAGGATATTGAGGAGTTTATTCTCAGTAAAATTAGGGAGTCTAGGTTGCCGGGTCTGAGTATAGGCATTATTAAGGGTAATGAGTTGGTTTACGCCAGGGGCTTTGGCTTTAGGGATATTGATAAGGGCTTACCCGCAACACCGCGGACAATTTACGGAATAGGTTCAATAACCAAGTCCTTCACGGCACTGGCAATACTTAAACTCGCGGAAGAGGGTAAGTTAAGTCTTGAGGATCCCGTTGATAGGTACGTGCAGGTTAAGCTAAACCCATTAGGTGTGGTTACAATACACCACCTACTGACTCACAGCAGCGGCTTGCCAGCACTTGGCTACGCGGAGGCCTACATAAATGGTGTACTTGGTCTCGATAGCAATTGGCTACCACTGGCCACACCTGAGGATGTGTTGTCATTTATGAGGAATGCGGCTGATTGGGCAGTGGCAAGGCCTGGTGAGAAATTCTTTTACCTGAATGAGGGTTATGTAATACTGGGCTTAATAATCAGGAAGATTAGTGGTATACCCTATGAGGACTTCGTTAGAGAGAAGATACTGAAGCCACTCGACATGGATAGGACATACTTCAAAGCCGATGAGGTTCTTAAGGACCCTGAAGTCGCCACTCCATACATAATTGATAAGGAGGGTAGGCACTTACCGAGTAAGTTCCCATTTGGAATAACGTCAGATGGTGGGTTATTGAGTAATATAATTGATATGGCGAGGTACGTATCAATGCTAATAAATAGAGGTGAGCTCAATGGCGTTAAGATACTGGGCAGGGAGTGGGTAGAGAGGGCTGAGAGAGGCTACATTGATGTTCCTTGGAAGATAGTCAGTGATGAGAGGTACGGCTATGGACTAATAGTGAGTCAGGACTTCTATGGCAGGAAGTTAGTGGAGCATAGTGGTAATGTGGGTGTTTACACGGCGGATATGGCATATGTACCAAGCGATAGAATTGGGGTCGTTATAATGGCGAATGCCGAGGGCTATCCCCTATCAAAGATGGGAATTTACGTACTAAGCAAGCTGCTTGGTCATGACCCAAGTGAATTAAGGGCTTTTATGATTGAGGAGGTGAATAAGAGGTTAGAGGGCACGTATGAGGCATATAGCGGTACTGTAAAGATCTCAATACAGAGGCAGGGAGACTACTTAATAATGAAGAGCGTGACGAAGTATACTGAGGAGACGACAATACTTGTGCCAGATGAGGTAAGAAGGGATTACGCCAGATTCTACACCCTAATGAATGGGACCAAAATACCTGCTGAGTTCTTTATAGAAGGTAACAGGGTGACCCTCATTTACGAGAGATTTAAATTCATAAAACGAGAATGA
- a CDS encoding FkbM family methyltransferase — MDYYADYLSIYDDRYGVIDFRNKDVIDVGAFIGDTAIYFVMRGAGRVVAVEPHPKAFKELVRNIRSRELINRVIPINAALSSISGVTCVPVDMDLGSIMATYFGPVVNDYMCVNGARVKLVTLGEIINETGINTDVLKMNCEGCEYDVILNDYEHVKLFRELIFEYHRWVTGIPVKELLNVLNRDFECAFIGHVHEDYGYVYCRRIT, encoded by the coding sequence ATGGATTATTACGCGGATTACCTCTCGATATATGATGATAGGTATGGAGTGATTGATTTTAGGAATAAGGACGTGATCGATGTCGGCGCATTCATTGGTGACACGGCAATTTACTTCGTAATGAGGGGTGCAGGTAGGGTTGTGGCTGTCGAGCCTCATCCTAAGGCATTTAAGGAGCTTGTTAGGAATATTAGGTCGAGGGAATTAATTAATAGGGTGATACCCATCAATGCAGCACTTAGTAGTATCTCCGGCGTGACATGCGTTCCCGTGGACATGGACCTGGGGAGTATAATGGCTACTTACTTCGGGCCTGTGGTTAATGATTACATGTGCGTTAATGGGGCTCGGGTCAAGTTAGTCACGCTGGGTGAAATTATTAATGAGACTGGCATAAACACTGATGTTTTAAAGATGAATTGTGAGGGCTGTGAGTATGACGTTATACTTAACGATTATGAGCACGTCAAATTATTCAGGGAGTTAATCTTTGAGTACCACAGGTGGGTCACTGGCATACCAGTTAAGGAATTACTCAACGTATTGAACAGGGACTTTGAGTGTGCCTTTATTGGGCATGTTCATGAGGATTATGGCTATGTTTATTGCCGGAGAATAACTTAA
- a CDS encoding cupin domain-containing protein, with protein MSVIVGNINNVPPEDVSKLLRGTRGFYVQWLITKEHGSKYAVRRFIVKPGGFMPLHNHKYTEAVVILRGKLRVRTDGKIYELGPGDFFFTGPYEPHAIENIGNDEAEFICVISYEDDMSLKPLE; from the coding sequence ATGTCTGTGATTGTTGGCAATATAAATAATGTTCCTCCTGAGGATGTTTCAAAACTATTAAGAGGGACGAGGGGTTTTTACGTTCAGTGGTTAATAACTAAGGAACATGGTTCTAAATACGCTGTTAGGAGGTTCATAGTTAAGCCTGGCGGTTTTATGCCCCTTCATAATCATAAGTATACTGAGGCTGTTGTAATTCTCAGGGGTAAACTCAGGGTTAGGACTGATGGTAAGATATACGAGCTTGGTCCAGGGGACTTCTTCTTCACAGGGCCGTATGAGCCGCATGCAATTGAGAATATTGGCAATGATGAGGCTGAGTTCATATGTGTTATTTCCTATGAGGATGATATGTCGCTGAAGCCCCTGGAGTGA